From the genome of Streptomyces sp. V1I1, one region includes:
- a CDS encoding FAD-binding oxidoreductase, producing the protein MSADVETLAAEVRGPVLLPGSRGYDEERTGFQTGFRHRPAVVVGATRPEDVRAAVRFAAERRLPVAVQSTGHGIVTALDGEGVLITTRRMKAVVVDAEGGTVRAQAGVLWGEVIERAAPYGLAPVNGSAPHIGVVGYLLGGGVGLLGRRTGYASDYVRAIDIVTADGALRHVTAGSDTDLFWALRGGGGNFGAVTAIETALVPVTRIYGGGLHFAADHPVDLLQAYRAWTLTLPEELTSSIGVMTFPPLPSVPEPLRGRYVAHVRIAFTGSAEGGERLVAPLRALGPRLIDTVREMPYTEVGTIYQDPHVPHAYFGGNVLLSELDPRALRTVVEVAGPDATVPCIVDIRHLGGAFARRPTDPGAVGGRDAAYMLRVMTGGTAAPSTAARPVHQRVYDALKQWTVGRSLNSVYNDGAPVRQEQVRELFAAEDFERLRRVKTLHDPHNLFRFNHNIRPKDSD; encoded by the coding sequence ATGAGCGCGGACGTGGAGACGCTGGCCGCGGAGGTGCGAGGACCCGTCCTGCTGCCCGGCAGCCGAGGATACGACGAGGAACGGACCGGTTTCCAGACCGGCTTCCGGCACCGGCCCGCCGTCGTCGTCGGCGCCACCCGCCCCGAGGACGTGCGCGCCGCGGTCCGCTTCGCCGCCGAGCGGCGGCTGCCCGTCGCCGTGCAGTCCACCGGACACGGCATCGTCACGGCCCTGGACGGTGAGGGCGTACTCATCACCACCCGCCGGATGAAGGCCGTCGTGGTGGACGCGGAGGGCGGAACCGTCAGAGCCCAGGCCGGCGTGCTGTGGGGAGAGGTCATCGAGCGGGCCGCCCCGTACGGTCTGGCCCCTGTCAACGGCTCAGCTCCGCACATCGGCGTCGTCGGCTACCTCCTCGGCGGCGGTGTCGGCCTGCTCGGCCGCCGGACCGGTTACGCCAGCGACTACGTCCGCGCCATCGACATCGTCACCGCCGACGGCGCGCTGCGCCACGTCACGGCCGGATCCGACACCGACCTGTTCTGGGCGCTGCGCGGTGGCGGCGGCAACTTCGGCGCCGTCACCGCCATCGAGACCGCCCTCGTGCCGGTGACCAGGATCTACGGCGGCGGCCTCCACTTCGCCGCGGACCACCCCGTCGACCTGCTGCAGGCCTACCGCGCGTGGACCCTCACGCTGCCCGAGGAACTCACCTCCTCGATCGGCGTCATGACCTTCCCACCGTTGCCGTCCGTCCCCGAGCCGCTGCGCGGACGCTACGTCGCACACGTTCGGATCGCCTTCACGGGCTCCGCCGAGGGGGGCGAACGGCTCGTGGCGCCCCTGCGCGCTCTCGGCCCGCGTCTGATCGACACCGTCCGGGAGATGCCGTACACGGAGGTCGGCACCATCTACCAGGACCCGCACGTCCCGCATGCCTACTTCGGCGGGAACGTCCTGCTGAGCGAACTCGATCCCAGGGCCCTGCGGACCGTCGTGGAGGTGGCCGGACCCGATGCGACCGTCCCCTGCATCGTCGACATCCGTCACCTCGGCGGGGCCTTCGCCCGCCGGCCCACCGATCCGGGCGCGGTCGGGGGCCGTGACGCCGCGTACATGCTGCGAGTGATGACCGGCGGCACGGCCGCGCCGTCCACCGCAGCCCGGCCGGTCCACCAGCGCGTCTACGACGCCCTGAAGCAGTGGACCGTCGGCCGCAGCCTCAACTCCGTCTACAACGACGGCGCCCCGGTCCGCCAGGAGCAGGTGCGGGAACTCTTCGCGGCCGAGGACTTCGAGCGGCTGCGACGCGTAAAGACGCTGCACGATCCGCACAACCTGTTCCGGTTCAACCACAACATCCGACCGAAAGACAGCGATTGA
- a CDS encoding type ISP restriction/modification enzyme has protein sequence MIGRLGGQAARRAPTTQRAAPSRWEAAPITPVAPEIWEYRIGGVQVIRKWFAFRKRKPDVEWQTPLNDMLPGIWPARWTVELLDLINVLGLLVALEPKQDQLLDKVTAGPLITTDDLKDLRVLPVPPYATKEPKVPRAPRPTAGSPGVQETFDFPS, from the coding sequence GTGATCGGCAGGCTCGGTGGCCAGGCCGCCAGGCGGGCACCTACGACGCAGCGTGCCGCACCCTCACGCTGGGAGGCGGCACCCATCACACCCGTCGCACCGGAGATCTGGGAATACCGGATCGGCGGCGTGCAAGTGATCCGCAAGTGGTTCGCCTTCCGGAAGCGCAAGCCCGATGTCGAGTGGCAGACGCCTCTCAACGACATGCTGCCTGGAATTTGGCCTGCACGATGGACCGTGGAGCTGCTGGACCTCATCAACGTGCTTGGCCTGCTCGTTGCCCTCGAGCCCAAGCAGGACCAGCTCCTGGACAAAGTCACCGCAGGCCCGTTGATAACAACGGACGACCTCAAAGACCTGCGTGTACTTCCTGTCCCGCCCTACGCAACCAAGGAACCAAAGGTTCCGCGAGCGCCTCGCCCAACCGCTGGATCTCCTGGAGTCCAGGAGACCTTCGACTTCCCAAGTTGA
- a CDS encoding ABC transporter permease, with product MTSTTLTRESGTSYTQSRNTFGWWLSDVWQMTLRNVRHVLRSPDLVMFSLVQPVMFILLFTYVFGGAMDVGGERYAQFLLPGVLVQMALYGSAAGTTIGVAAEMREGLMDRFRSMPMSRTAVLIGRTLSEIFRNVGVACVTVGVGVLVGFRFHNGLLPALADLLLLLLFGYAVSWFAAYLGLSVRNAEAAQAVGGVWIFPFTLISSAFVPTDTMPGWLQAYAAHSPMTAAVNALRALFTGGPATSYVLQTVAWSVGLIAVFAPLAVRKYGSR from the coding sequence ATGACCTCCACCACCCTGACACGGGAGAGCGGCACGTCGTACACGCAGTCGCGGAACACCTTCGGGTGGTGGCTCTCCGACGTGTGGCAGATGACCCTGCGCAACGTGCGGCACGTGCTGCGCAGCCCCGATCTGGTGATGTTCTCGCTGGTCCAGCCGGTGATGTTCATCCTGCTGTTCACGTACGTCTTCGGCGGCGCCATGGACGTCGGCGGCGAACGCTACGCCCAGTTCCTACTGCCCGGCGTCCTCGTCCAGATGGCGCTCTACGGCTCCGCCGCCGGCACGACCATCGGGGTCGCCGCCGAGATGCGCGAGGGCCTCATGGACCGCTTCCGCTCGATGCCGATGAGCCGTACCGCCGTGCTCATCGGACGCACGCTGTCGGAGATCTTCCGCAACGTCGGCGTGGCCTGTGTGACCGTGGGAGTCGGCGTGCTGGTCGGCTTCCGGTTCCACAACGGCCTCCTGCCCGCGCTGGCCGACCTGCTGCTGTTGCTGCTGTTCGGCTACGCGGTGTCGTGGTTCGCCGCCTACCTCGGGCTGTCGGTGCGCAACGCGGAAGCCGCCCAGGCGGTCGGCGGCGTGTGGATCTTCCCGTTCACACTGATCTCCTCGGCGTTCGTACCTACCGACACGATGCCGGGCTGGCTCCAGGCGTACGCTGCCCACAGCCCCATGACGGCGGCCGTGAACGCCCTGCGCGCACTGTTCACCGGGGGCCCGGCGACGAGCTACGTCCTCCAGACCGTGGCCTGGTCGGTCGGCCTGATCGCGGTGTTCGCCCCGCTCGCGGTCCGCAAGTACGGCTCGCGCTGA
- a CDS encoding dihydrofolate reductase family protein, whose protein sequence is MRSVTYSMSVSLDGYIVGPDGDFDWTAPDEEVFRFWINEIREVGVHLLGRRLYETMLYWETADQDPSLDDSMLEWAALWKPLPKVVFSTTLSAVQGNARLASGGLAEEIERLRAEPGEGDIAIGGATLAAEAAASGLIDEYRAMVYPVLVGGGIPFFPQHERRMDLELVETRTFSSRVVYLRYRVAR, encoded by the coding sequence ATGCGCAGCGTGACCTATTCGATGAGCGTCTCACTTGACGGCTACATCGTCGGGCCGGACGGCGACTTCGACTGGACGGCACCCGACGAGGAGGTCTTTCGCTTCTGGATCAACGAGATACGAGAGGTCGGCGTCCACCTGTTGGGACGACGGCTGTACGAGACGATGCTGTACTGGGAGACCGCCGACCAGGATCCATCGCTCGACGACTCCATGCTCGAGTGGGCCGCGCTCTGGAAGCCGCTCCCCAAGGTGGTGTTCTCCACCACGCTGTCCGCGGTGCAGGGCAATGCCCGCCTGGCCTCCGGCGGCCTGGCGGAGGAGATCGAGCGGTTGCGAGCCGAGCCGGGGGAGGGCGACATCGCGATCGGCGGCGCGACTCTCGCCGCCGAGGCGGCCGCGTCAGGTCTGATCGACGAGTACCGAGCCATGGTCTACCCGGTGCTGGTTGGCGGTGGCATTCCGTTCTTTCCCCAGCACGAGCGCCGGATGGATCTCGAACTCGTCGAGACCCGCACCTTCAGCTCGAGAGTCGTCTACCTCCGCTACCGCGTGGCGCGCTAG
- a CDS encoding class I SAM-dependent methyltransferase, whose product MTEPVAAPDGPAPMTEVFDAVYRGESPFGKRPPWDIGAPQPAYVALEEAGLIGGAVLDAGCGTGEDALHLAGKGYAVTGLDLSPTAISLARDKAGARGLDAVFEVADALDLKGWEGRFDTVIDSGLAHTFEGDTLRSYAAALHRACRPGAVAHILSISDRGSAEMQARLAEAIEEIPAPLPDNDEPPGLKRSADHLRHGFADGWTVESIDETHIRGIIPTTSELLDVHAWLGRFRRS is encoded by the coding sequence ATGACTGAACCTGTCGCCGCACCCGACGGACCCGCCCCGATGACCGAGGTGTTCGACGCCGTTTACCGCGGGGAGAGCCCTTTCGGCAAACGCCCGCCGTGGGACATCGGGGCGCCCCAGCCCGCCTACGTCGCCCTTGAGGAAGCGGGACTCATCGGCGGCGCGGTCCTCGACGCGGGCTGCGGCACCGGTGAGGACGCCCTCCACCTGGCGGGCAAGGGGTACGCGGTGACAGGGTTGGACCTGTCCCCGACGGCGATCTCCCTCGCCCGGGACAAGGCGGGGGCACGCGGACTCGACGCCGTCTTCGAAGTCGCCGACGCCCTCGACCTCAAGGGCTGGGAAGGGCGCTTCGACACCGTGATCGACTCCGGCCTCGCCCACACCTTCGAGGGCGACACTCTGCGTTCCTACGCGGCGGCCCTGCACCGGGCCTGCCGCCCGGGGGCGGTGGCGCACATCCTCTCGATCAGCGACCGGGGGTCCGCGGAGATGCAGGCGCGGCTCGCCGAGGCCATCGAGGAGATACCGGCGCCGCTTCCGGACAACGACGAGCCGCCCGGCCTCAAGCGCTCCGCCGACCACTTGCGCCACGGCTTCGCCGACGGCTGGACGGTGGAGTCGATCGACGAGACCCACATACGGGGCATCATCCCGACCACGTCCGAACTCCTCGACGTGCACGCCTGGCTCGGACGCTTCCGCCGTAGCTGA
- a CDS encoding NAD(P)/FAD-dependent oxidoreductase has product MSSHADHTTVIVGAGPAGLTAALSLARYRHPVTVVDSPRAPRNSASAGVHGHVGMDGVTPGEFRARAWRELSRYATVERLEADAESVTPAPGGGFRVAVGGGETVEARTVLLATGVVDVHPADVDGFAECWGRSVIHCPFCLGEENAGGRWATVADNAELAGLSAVAFLAWSEDTIAICQESMPGLETARATARSSGGEVVTGTVRRLHHRQGALYAVELDDGRVLERETLVWTPRQRQQPVVRRTAEELKLTVDDAGFIGVDASQCTSVPGLYAAGDLTSRWKQSVTVSAAAGAAAADAIHMSALLGAVRR; this is encoded by the coding sequence ATGTCCTCGCACGCCGACCACACCACCGTGATCGTGGGAGCCGGCCCCGCCGGGCTCACCGCGGCGCTCAGCCTGGCCAGATACCGGCACCCGGTGACCGTCGTGGACAGCCCTCGGGCACCGCGCAACAGCGCGTCGGCGGGTGTTCACGGCCATGTCGGAATGGACGGCGTCACGCCCGGCGAGTTCCGGGCGCGCGCCTGGCGGGAACTCTCCCGGTACGCGACCGTCGAGCGGCTGGAGGCCGACGCCGAAAGTGTGACCCCCGCTCCGGGCGGAGGCTTCCGGGTCGCCGTCGGCGGCGGTGAGACCGTCGAGGCCCGAACCGTTCTGCTCGCCACCGGTGTCGTGGACGTCCACCCGGCCGACGTGGACGGTTTCGCGGAGTGCTGGGGCCGCAGCGTGATCCACTGTCCGTTCTGCCTCGGCGAGGAGAACGCCGGCGGGCGCTGGGCGACCGTCGCCGACAACGCGGAACTCGCGGGACTGTCGGCCGTGGCCTTCCTCGCCTGGAGTGAGGACACCATCGCGATCTGCCAGGAGTCCATGCCCGGCCTGGAGACCGCTCGCGCGACGGCGCGGAGCAGCGGGGGCGAGGTCGTCACGGGAACGGTCCGCCGCCTGCACCACCGCCAAGGGGCTTTGTACGCAGTCGAGTTGGACGACGGCCGGGTCCTGGAGCGGGAGACACTGGTCTGGACGCCACGACAGCGGCAGCAACCCGTCGTCAGGCGGACCGCCGAAGAGCTGAAGCTGACGGTCGACGACGCCGGCTTCATCGGCGTCGACGCCTCCCAGTGCACCAGCGTTCCGGGCCTGTACGCGGCCGGGGACCTGACCAGCCGCTGGAAGCAGTCGGTCACCGTGTCGGCCGCGGCGGGCGCCGCGGCCGCCGACGCCATCCACATGTCGGCGTTGCTCGGCGCTGTGCGCCGCTGA
- a CDS encoding ParB/RepB/Spo0J family partition protein, translating into MTAETTIEVEHLREAGTPRSSGEDNEHVKALTDVEDRLPPIIVHRPTMRVIDGMHRLRAAKLRGARRIRARYFEGDEADAFVLAVRTNVSHGLPLSLSDRRAAAARIVATHPRWSDRRIAAATGLAARTVASLRQETGVDGTAGGTRRIGQDGEERPVSSAEGRRITGELIAGDPEL; encoded by the coding sequence TTGACCGCGGAGACCACCATCGAGGTGGAGCATTTACGAGAGGCGGGCACGCCCCGCAGCAGCGGCGAGGACAACGAGCATGTCAAGGCGCTCACCGACGTGGAGGACCGGCTGCCGCCGATCATCGTGCACCGTCCCACCATGCGGGTCATCGACGGCATGCACCGGCTGCGTGCCGCCAAGCTGCGCGGAGCGCGGCGCATCCGGGCCCGGTACTTCGAGGGCGACGAGGCGGACGCATTCGTCCTCGCGGTGCGCACCAACGTCTCGCACGGTCTGCCGCTCTCCCTGAGCGACCGCCGCGCCGCCGCGGCGCGCATCGTCGCCACCCATCCGCGCTGGTCCGACCGCCGGATAGCGGCCGCCACCGGCCTCGCCGCCCGGACGGTGGCCTCGCTGCGCCAGGAGACCGGCGTGGACGGCACCGCCGGCGGCACCCGGCGGATCGGCCAGGACGGCGAGGAGCGGCCGGTCAGCAGCGCAGAAGGGCGCCGCATCACCGGGGAGTTGATCGCCGGGGACCCGGAGCTGTGA
- a CDS encoding nuclear transport factor 2 family protein, which yields MSDHEKAMRPEEITRLFVERANAGDVDGVAALYEEDAVLAYPPGEQTMGREAIRALWEKVLSSGAEFAPETPLPTLLSGDLALTSTPPKDGTGARAQVVRRQPDGSWLRVLDQPEFVTPTG from the coding sequence GTGTCGGACCACGAGAAGGCCATGCGCCCCGAGGAGATCACCCGCCTCTTCGTGGAGCGGGCCAATGCGGGCGACGTGGACGGTGTCGCCGCCCTCTACGAGGAAGACGCCGTGCTGGCCTACCCGCCCGGCGAGCAGACGATGGGCCGCGAGGCGATCCGCGCGCTGTGGGAGAAGGTGCTGTCCAGTGGGGCCGAGTTCGCCCCCGAGACACCCCTGCCCACCTTGCTCAGCGGCGACCTCGCGCTCACCTCGACCCCGCCGAAGGACGGGACCGGGGCCCGCGCCCAGGTGGTGCGGCGGCAGCCGGACGGAAGCTGGCTGCGCGTGCTCGACCAGCCCGAATTCGTCACACCGACCGGCTGA
- a CDS encoding ATP-binding cassette domain-containing protein, whose translation MPAAIRTAGLCKRFGSLTALDHLDLTVSEGTVHGLLGPNGAGKTTTVRVLATLIRPDEGAAEVFGVDVRDDPGRVRSVIGLTGQYAAVDELLTGRENLHMIGRLFRLSKSDCRARASELLERFGLDDAADRQPRTYSGGMRRRLDVAASLMARPRLIFLDEPTTGLDPRSRMEVWRLVRELVAEGTTVLLTTQYLEEADQLADSLSVIDRGRVIAGGTPDELKAQVGQGRVGITLLDGEGMEQTVRLLRERLGADPVADPQKMVVHAPLPDGGTLPDLLHLLRESGIAIGDVALRRPTLDDVFLAVTGRSADHGVDQQNIGKETGRT comes from the coding sequence ATGCCAGCAGCGATCAGAACGGCCGGACTGTGCAAGCGTTTCGGCTCGCTCACCGCACTCGACCACCTCGACCTCACGGTGTCCGAGGGCACGGTGCACGGCCTGCTCGGCCCCAACGGCGCCGGCAAGACCACCACCGTCCGGGTCCTGGCCACCCTCATCAGACCGGACGAGGGAGCGGCCGAAGTGTTCGGCGTGGACGTGCGTGACGACCCCGGGCGGGTCCGGTCGGTCATCGGCCTCACCGGCCAGTACGCCGCCGTCGACGAACTGCTCACCGGGCGCGAGAACCTGCACATGATCGGCAGACTGTTCCGGCTGTCGAAGTCCGACTGCCGGGCCCGCGCGAGCGAACTGCTGGAACGCTTCGGCCTGGACGACGCGGCCGACCGGCAGCCCAGGACCTACTCCGGCGGAATGCGGCGCCGGCTCGACGTCGCCGCCAGCCTCATGGCGCGGCCCAGGCTCATCTTCCTCGACGAGCCGACCACCGGCCTCGATCCGCGCAGCCGCATGGAGGTGTGGCGGCTCGTGCGCGAACTGGTCGCGGAGGGCACGACCGTACTGCTCACCACGCAGTACCTGGAGGAGGCGGACCAACTCGCCGACTCCCTGTCGGTCATCGACCGGGGCAGGGTCATCGCCGGCGGCACCCCGGACGAGCTGAAGGCTCAGGTGGGTCAGGGCCGGGTCGGCATCACGCTGTTGGACGGCGAAGGCATGGAACAGACGGTGCGGCTCCTGCGGGAGCGGCTGGGCGCCGACCCGGTCGCCGACCCGCAGAAGATGGTGGTCCACGCCCCGCTGCCCGACGGCGGCACCCTGCCCGACCTGCTCCACCTGCTCAGGGAGTCGGGGATCGCGATCGGTGACGTGGCGCTCCGCCGACCCACTCTCGACGACGTTTTTCTCGCCGTGACCGGCCGGTCCGCCGATCACGGCGTCGACCAGCAAAACATCGGGAAGGAAACCGGGCGCACATGA
- a CDS encoding LysR family transcriptional regulator: MNLRQLEYFVAVAEEESFTRAADRVGISQSGVSAQIRQLERELGADLFERSARRVILSVAGRAAMGRARAVLAAAEGVGQAVDEVTGLIRGRLVVGMVVGCTVTPLFDALAAFHNEHPGVEISLLEDRSDRLFDAVRAGSVDLALAGTTGPTAQDLRTLTVVSERLIVAVPPGHPLTASPRPPLRDVVGYPVVCMPPGTGVRAAFDDACAAQGLTPTITLQASAANAVADLAARGLAVAVLTESMTAPQHERLLSRPIDDATDPALLVLAWKDTGNPAVHALLRHAGPAFTGSAERQPVKAGR; this comes from the coding sequence ATGAACCTGAGGCAGCTGGAGTACTTCGTCGCGGTGGCCGAAGAGGAGAGCTTCACCCGGGCCGCCGACCGGGTGGGCATCAGTCAGTCCGGCGTGAGCGCGCAGATCCGCCAGCTCGAACGCGAACTGGGCGCCGACCTCTTCGAGCGCTCCGCCCGCCGCGTCATCCTGAGCGTGGCCGGACGGGCGGCCATGGGGCGCGCCCGTGCCGTCCTCGCTGCCGCCGAGGGCGTCGGACAGGCGGTGGACGAGGTGACCGGCCTGATCCGGGGCCGGCTGGTGGTGGGCATGGTCGTCGGGTGCACCGTCACGCCGCTCTTCGACGCGCTGGCCGCCTTCCACAACGAGCACCCCGGCGTCGAGATCTCCCTCTTGGAGGACCGTTCCGACCGGCTGTTCGACGCTGTGCGCGCCGGAAGCGTCGACCTGGCCCTGGCCGGAACCACCGGACCCACCGCACAGGACCTTCGGACGCTGACCGTCGTCAGCGAACGGCTGATCGTCGCTGTCCCGCCCGGGCACCCCCTGACGGCGTCGCCCCGGCCGCCCCTGCGTGACGTCGTCGGCTACCCGGTCGTGTGCATGCCGCCCGGCACCGGGGTGCGCGCGGCGTTCGACGACGCGTGCGCCGCCCAGGGGCTCACCCCCACGATCACGCTCCAGGCGAGCGCCGCGAACGCCGTCGCCGACCTCGCCGCCCGCGGCCTCGCCGTCGCCGTCCTGACCGAGTCGATGACCGCCCCGCAGCACGAACGCCTGCTGTCCCGCCCCATCGACGACGCCACGGACCCGGCCCTCCTCGTCCTCGCCTGGAAGGACACCGGCAACCCGGCAGTCCACGCCCTCCTCCGACATGCCGGACCCGCCTTCACCGGCAGCGCCGAGCGGCAGCCGGTGAAGGCGGGGAGGTGA
- a CDS encoding DoxX family protein: MKVRVGKWLRTVASSPAGRAARRVVPSAGASPAPPPWTGAARAAYRFGFAYAGLYCLTSPQVYLALRGGGMGRLQEAADSWAKLWEVRPVRNWMSLRVLGRELGDRFDGGDDPHTWAGQLCWLAGAAAATPVWSVLDRNRTDYAALDKWVRLAARFCLAGQMFSYGAAKAVPLQFQLPPSKLVEPLGDLSPMGLLWAQTGSSKPYQMLLGCAEIAGGLLLIVPRTASLGALVSAAEMAQVLLLNMTFDVPVKVHSFHLLLLSLLLLAPHTPRLAEALLTERRVPAAAPADLFRSRRANRIATALQAGAGLWLLGAQLRNDWSFWKNHGGGREKPELYGVWDVTDFSIDGERHPPMTTDGQRWRRVVVDSVDAVAIQHMDDSLDPCMAAIDMNARSVALTKMADPKWQVTFTFERPADDRLILEGDADGYHLRLHLRRRDLGTFPLVGRGFHWVQDNSYLR, encoded by the coding sequence ATGAAGGTGCGAGTAGGCAAGTGGCTGCGGACCGTCGCGTCCTCACCGGCCGGCCGGGCGGCCCGACGGGTGGTCCCGTCGGCCGGCGCCTCCCCGGCCCCGCCTCCCTGGACCGGGGCCGCCCGCGCCGCCTACCGGTTCGGTTTCGCCTACGCCGGCCTGTACTGCCTGACCTCCCCTCAGGTCTATCTGGCCTTGCGCGGGGGCGGAATGGGGCGTCTCCAGGAAGCGGCCGACTCCTGGGCGAAGCTCTGGGAGGTACGCCCGGTGCGGAACTGGATGTCCCTCCGGGTCCTCGGCAGGGAGTTGGGTGACCGCTTCGACGGCGGCGACGACCCGCACACCTGGGCGGGGCAGCTCTGCTGGCTCGCGGGCGCCGCCGCGGCCACCCCGGTCTGGTCGGTGCTGGACCGGAACCGGACGGACTACGCGGCGCTGGACAAGTGGGTCCGCCTGGCCGCCCGTTTCTGCCTCGCGGGGCAGATGTTCTCCTACGGCGCGGCCAAGGCCGTCCCGCTCCAGTTCCAGCTGCCGCCGTCCAAGCTCGTCGAGCCGCTCGGCGACCTCAGCCCGATGGGCCTGCTGTGGGCGCAGACGGGGTCCTCGAAGCCGTACCAGATGCTGCTCGGCTGTGCGGAGATCGCGGGCGGGCTGCTGCTCATCGTTCCGCGCACGGCGTCGCTGGGCGCGCTGGTGTCGGCCGCGGAGATGGCCCAGGTGCTTCTCCTCAACATGACCTTCGACGTCCCCGTCAAGGTCCACTCCTTCCACCTCCTCCTGCTCAGCCTGCTTCTGCTGGCCCCGCACACGCCTCGCCTGGCCGAAGCCCTGCTCACGGAGCGCCGGGTCCCCGCGGCCGCCCCCGCGGACCTCTTCCGCTCCCGCCGGGCGAACCGGATCGCCACCGCACTGCAGGCCGGGGCGGGGCTCTGGCTGCTCGGCGCACAGCTGCGCAACGACTGGTCGTTCTGGAAGAACCACGGGGGCGGACGGGAAAAGCCCGAGTTGTACGGCGTCTGGGACGTCACCGACTTCTCCATCGACGGCGAGCGGCACCCGCCCATGACGACCGACGGCCAGCGCTGGCGCCGAGTCGTCGTGGACTCCGTCGACGCCGTGGCCATCCAGCACATGGACGACTCGCTCGACCCCTGCATGGCGGCGATCGACATGAACGCCCGTTCGGTCGCGCTGACCAAGATGGCCGACCCCAAGTGGCAAGTGACGTTCACCTTCGAGCGCCCGGCCGACGACCGCCTGATCCTGGAGGGCGACGCCGACGGCTACCACCTCCGCCTGCATCTGCGCCGCCGCGATCTCGGCACCTTCCCGCTGGTCGGCCGTGGCTTCCACTGGGTGCAGGACAACTCGTACCTGCGGTAG
- a CDS encoding nucleotidyl transferase AbiEii/AbiGii toxin family protein → MPELHTRLLADVIALGSPYPLVLTGGYAVRAHRLVNRPSQDLDVATENPAPMADIAATLRVGLEARGWKVHALETAPLSARFTVTDPATGQECEVDILKEIFWRPVAQSPYGPVLAEEDVIGTKVRALADRGAPRDLIDVFAASRRWNNAELEEFGRRHARGRFEREDLQANLTGAEWTDDEAFAAYGLDDATITALRTWAVEWADDLATRLLEEADEPDID, encoded by the coding sequence ATGCCGGAGCTGCACACGCGGCTCCTGGCGGATGTGATCGCGCTCGGTTCCCCGTATCCACTGGTTCTCACCGGTGGATATGCCGTGCGGGCGCACCGCCTCGTGAACCGCCCCAGCCAGGACCTTGATGTCGCCACCGAGAACCCGGCGCCCATGGCCGACATCGCAGCCACGCTCCGCGTCGGCCTGGAAGCCCGCGGCTGGAAGGTGCACGCGCTGGAGACCGCCCCGCTGTCCGCCCGCTTCACCGTGACCGACCCGGCCACCGGGCAGGAATGCGAAGTCGACATCCTCAAGGAGATCTTCTGGCGGCCTGTCGCCCAGAGCCCGTACGGCCCCGTCCTCGCGGAGGAGGACGTGATCGGGACCAAGGTCCGCGCCCTCGCCGATCGCGGAGCGCCTCGCGACTTGATCGACGTTTTCGCGGCCTCCCGCCGCTGGAACAATGCCGAGCTTGAGGAGTTCGGGCGCCGCCATGCCCGAGGCCGCTTTGAGCGCGAGGACCTGCAGGCGAACCTGACGGGCGCCGAGTGGACCGACGACGAAGCTTTCGCCGCCTACGGACTCGATGACGCCACCATCACCGCTCTTCGCACTTGGGCCGTGGAGTGGGCCGACGACCTCGCGACCCGGCTCCTCGAAGAGGCCGATGAGCCGGACATCGACTGA